From a region of the Salinispira pacifica genome:
- a CDS encoding Cof-type HAD-IIB family hydrolase, giving the protein MYKLLASDIDDTLLTHEGGLPEATHAALQLLHDAGVAVVLSSGRATASMRPIAARIVEPADDEYLISFNGGRVVTALSDTVLFEQAISSRVVEEIMTYAREENLHVQAYSHDGFLVEDIPGTSEEESRLYSDIAALPYERVKSLSGALPRGSVKLLIIGEHENLLVHQERLRTKAAGRFSVMFSKPRYLEVVAKGVSKGHALEMLAGRLNIPLSRCIALGDSTNDIEMIQTAGLGVAVGNARQELKDIADHVLTRHASRSAILELISFAFPDIASSSRFQEIMKTAPQDTN; this is encoded by the coding sequence GTGTATAAACTGCTTGCGTCAGACATCGACGATACTCTCCTGACACACGAAGGCGGTCTCCCTGAGGCCACCCACGCCGCTCTTCAGCTTCTTCACGATGCCGGAGTGGCGGTGGTGCTCAGCTCAGGCCGGGCAACCGCCAGCATGCGTCCGATTGCAGCACGGATTGTGGAGCCCGCAGACGATGAGTATTTAATTTCCTTCAACGGCGGAAGAGTGGTTACCGCACTTTCGGATACGGTGCTGTTTGAACAGGCAATCTCTTCCCGGGTAGTTGAGGAAATCATGACGTATGCCCGGGAAGAAAATCTTCATGTGCAGGCGTACAGCCATGACGGCTTTCTTGTGGAAGATATTCCCGGAACCAGTGAAGAAGAAAGCCGGCTCTACAGCGATATTGCCGCTCTTCCCTACGAGCGGGTGAAAAGCCTTTCCGGAGCTCTTCCCCGGGGCAGCGTGAAGCTTCTGATTATCGGGGAGCATGAAAATCTTCTGGTTCATCAGGAGCGGCTGCGAACGAAAGCCGCCGGCAGGTTTTCCGTAATGTTTTCAAAACCCAGGTATCTGGAAGTGGTGGCTAAAGGTGTGAGCAAGGGCCATGCCCTGGAAATGCTCGCAGGCCGGCTGAACATACCTCTCAGCCGGTGCATCGCCCTGGGAGACAGCACCAACGACATTGAAATGATTCAGACAGCCGGCCTGGGAGTTGCAGTGGGCAATGCCCGTCAGGAACTGAAAGACATTGCCGATCATGTGCTGACCCGGCATGCATCCCGGTCCGCCATCCTGGAACTGATCAGTTTTGCTTTTCCGGATATCGCCTCAAGCAGCCGTTTTCAGGAAATTATGAAAACAGCTCCCCAAGATACGAATTAA
- a CDS encoding D-arabinono-1,4-lactone oxidase, protein MHTGSLYESTVTKKRSSTLELAEWTADQKDYSELFLNFRSALESDPRAFAHIPMDIRFLSGDGSWLSNAYDRDIVTMGCVTRKPYAADRYRAFDIIEEQFLSFGGRPHWAKRFKAGRETLEKLYPKYEEFVALRRDMDPDGKFLNSYLGELFS, encoded by the coding sequence GTGCACACCGGCAGCCTCTATGAATCAACGGTAACCAAAAAGCGGAGCTCCACTCTTGAGCTTGCGGAGTGGACCGCCGATCAGAAAGATTATTCCGAGCTTTTTCTCAATTTCCGCAGCGCACTTGAAAGCGATCCCCGTGCCTTTGCCCATATTCCCATGGATATTCGCTTTCTCTCCGGCGACGGCAGCTGGCTGAGCAACGCCTATGACAGAGATATCGTGACCATGGGCTGTGTCACCCGGAAACCCTATGCAGCCGATCGCTACAGAGCCTTCGATATTATCGAGGAGCAGTTTTTATCTTTCGGGGGCAGGCCGCACTGGGCCAAACGGTTTAAAGCCGGCCGGGAAACTCTGGAGAAGCTGTATCCCAAATATGAAGAGTTTGTAGCTCTCAGGCGGGATATGGATCCCGACGGTAAATTTCTTAATTCGTATCTTGGGGAGCTGTTTTCATAA
- a CDS encoding FAD-binding protein — MTQQPSASAPTGSENGEWISWNGNITHNYKVKTSALTESDIQKAVLRSPNIRPLGTGQSSADIVAGPDDLIDMRRYNQIIEIDRSSMQIRVESGILLSELLRSLEDIGWTIPCLPDNDSITLGGAISTGTHGTSGGGKTLSEYMVGCRIVDARGNIREYGNEHEHMPALRVSMGLLGVFTEITLQCEPLTRLLVREEPVKDEIWLDNWQDWLKEHYFLRLLWIPHSGYAYKITADPLAQEEAKAKAEERRIELQDAPDFVKHRREFSRFLYSWDSPGFTRFSNRLIRRLFSTTERCTPAASMNQR; from the coding sequence ATGACACAGCAACCCTCAGCTTCCGCTCCCACTGGAAGCGAAAATGGCGAGTGGATCAGCTGGAACGGAAATATCACCCACAACTATAAGGTCAAAACTTCAGCTCTCACCGAGAGCGATATTCAGAAAGCCGTATTACGGAGCCCAAACATCCGCCCTCTGGGCACCGGCCAGTCCTCGGCGGATATCGTAGCCGGTCCGGATGATCTCATCGACATGCGAAGGTATAACCAAATTATTGAGATAGACCGGAGCAGCATGCAAATCCGGGTGGAAAGCGGAATACTGCTCTCTGAACTGCTTCGCAGCCTGGAAGATATTGGCTGGACCATTCCCTGTCTGCCGGATAACGACAGCATCACCCTGGGGGGAGCAATATCTACCGGTACCCATGGAACATCCGGAGGAGGAAAAACCCTCTCGGAATATATGGTGGGCTGCCGGATAGTGGACGCCCGGGGAAACATCAGGGAGTACGGTAACGAACATGAGCATATGCCTGCACTCCGGGTCTCCATGGGCCTTCTGGGGGTATTCACCGAAATCACACTTCAATGCGAACCCCTTACCCGGCTTCTGGTCCGGGAGGAACCGGTTAAGGATGAAATCTGGCTGGATAACTGGCAGGACTGGCTGAAAGAGCATTATTTTCTCCGCCTTCTCTGGATTCCCCACAGCGGATACGCATATAAAATCACTGCGGATCCTCTGGCCCAGGAAGAAGCCAAAGCGAAGGCCGAAGAAAGGCGGATTGAATTACAGGATGCGCCGGATTTTGTGAAGCACCGCAGGGAATTCTCACGCTTTCTGTATTCCTGGGACAGCCCCGGGTTCACCAGATTTTCAAACCGGCTGATCCGCAGGCTTTTTTCAACCACCGAAAGGTGCACACCGGCAGCCTCTATGAATCAACGGTAA
- the lgt gene encoding prolipoprotein diacylglyceryl transferase, with protein MKNLQVPVFDPILLNLPGPLAVSWYGLTYLMGFVFAYVFVWDHIRRNKVLLTQDQFMEILIRIFIGVLVGGRLGFTLFVNPGYYLQNPLKILAVWEGGMYFFGGFAAALIIPWFYIRKQKMNYWDLADFIIIPAPIGLAFGRLGNFINGEFWGRPSSSPLAMVFDSVPRSEWFSTDLPWVQDIIRETGMTVLAGQSMVNLPRHPVQLYELVLEGIVLYAMMLLFRNIGKPKPRGAVVSLFLLGYGIFRFWIEFYREPTSHSAIIAGDWFTLSMLFTIPMILAGIAGMIIAYKKNHTNELYTHQIQKDRRS; from the coding sequence ATGAAAAATTTACAGGTTCCGGTTTTTGACCCCATTCTGCTGAATCTTCCCGGACCTCTGGCGGTAAGCTGGTATGGTCTGACCTATTTGATGGGCTTCGTTTTTGCATACGTTTTTGTCTGGGACCATATCCGGCGGAACAAGGTTCTCCTTACCCAGGACCAGTTCATGGAAATCCTTATCAGGATTTTTATCGGTGTGCTGGTAGGCGGCCGCCTGGGCTTCACCCTCTTCGTGAACCCCGGATACTATCTGCAAAATCCCCTCAAAATCCTGGCAGTCTGGGAAGGGGGCATGTACTTCTTCGGAGGATTCGCAGCCGCTCTGATCATTCCCTGGTTCTACATCCGAAAGCAGAAAATGAATTACTGGGATCTTGCGGATTTCATTATTATTCCCGCCCCCATCGGCCTTGCCTTCGGGAGGCTGGGAAATTTCATTAACGGAGAATTCTGGGGGCGCCCCAGCTCATCTCCCCTTGCAATGGTTTTCGATTCAGTACCCCGGAGCGAATGGTTCAGCACCGATCTTCCCTGGGTCCAGGATATTATCCGTGAAACCGGAATGACCGTACTGGCAGGCCAATCCATGGTGAACCTTCCCCGGCACCCTGTTCAGCTCTACGAGCTGGTACTGGAAGGAATAGTGCTCTACGCCATGATGCTCCTGTTCAGGAATATCGGGAAACCCAAGCCCCGGGGCGCAGTGGTGAGTCTTTTTCTGCTGGGCTACGGAATTTTCCGATTCTGGATTGAGTTCTACCGGGAACCCACAAGTCATTCGGCCATTATTGCAGGAGACTGGTTTACCCTGAGCATGCTGTTCACCATCCCAATGATCCTCGCAGGTATTGCCGGAATGATCATCGCATATAAAAAAAATCACACAAATGAACTGTATACCCATCAGATTCAGAAGGACAGGCGTTCATGA
- the ttcA gene encoding tRNA 2-thiocytidine(32) synthetase TtcA, translating to MTRKEYEKSQHEANKRIKRLRRLTGSAIADYRMIEDGDHVMVGVSGGKDSYTLLEILLRLREAAPVDFRITAVNLDQGQPGFQRDVIPEYLQNRGVDYEVVKQDNYSVVQRVIPDGKPGCSLCSRLRRGALYSTAARVGADKIALGHHRDDIIETLFLNLFFGGTLKTMPPKLRSDDGRHVLIRPLSYVKEADIAAFAREMKFPIISCGFCVKYENKQRRIIKQMVRDWEKTHPGRVENIFRAMSNVAPSHLLDGDLFDFSSI from the coding sequence ATGACACGGAAAGAGTACGAAAAAAGCCAGCATGAAGCCAATAAGCGGATCAAGCGTCTGAGGCGCCTCACCGGTTCGGCCATAGCCGATTACCGGATGATTGAGGACGGGGACCATGTGATGGTCGGCGTCTCCGGCGGCAAGGACAGCTACACCCTGCTTGAGATTCTTCTCCGCCTTCGGGAGGCTGCACCGGTGGATTTCCGGATCACAGCAGTGAACCTGGATCAGGGGCAGCCGGGTTTTCAGCGTGATGTAATTCCGGAATACCTGCAAAACAGAGGCGTCGACTATGAGGTTGTGAAGCAGGACAATTATTCAGTGGTGCAGCGGGTTATACCCGACGGAAAACCCGGCTGCAGCCTCTGCAGCCGTCTCAGAAGGGGAGCGCTTTACAGTACCGCAGCCCGCGTCGGGGCGGATAAAATCGCGCTGGGCCATCATCGGGACGATATCATCGAAACCCTCTTTTTGAATCTCTTCTTCGGCGGCACCCTCAAGACCATGCCGCCCAAGCTGCGGAGTGACGACGGCAGGCACGTTCTTATCCGGCCCCTCTCCTATGTGAAGGAGGCGGATATTGCCGCCTTTGCCCGGGAAATGAAATTTCCCATTATCTCCTGCGGCTTCTGCGTAAAGTATGAAAATAAGCAGCGGCGTATAATCAAGCAGATGGTGCGTGACTGGGAGAAGACCCACCCGGGAAGAGTGGAAAATATTTTCAGGGCCATGAGCAATGTGGCCCCCTCCCATCTGCTGGACGGCGACCTGTTCGATTTCAGTTCCATTTAG
- a CDS encoding inorganic phosphate transporter — protein MDLFTTLFLMSSGLFLGWSLGANDAGNILGAAVGSRMLPFRRAAIIGSVFVVIGAVAGVGGTSETLGRLGQIQELEHAFLVALSAALCILFYTRHSLPVSATQAIVGGILGWNVYTATAGDWDVLGTVAASWLASPVLAGLLSLALYRVIRKCLKLLSLHMFSQDLLLRWALALAGAFGAYSLGRNNIANVMGVFVESAPFTSFSIFALELSSVQALFFLGGLAIASGILSYSRKVMMTIGSDLYHLSPENALVAVLSVSLTLFLFSLPGPVQVPVSSSQAAVGAVIGVAAARGDFRVDTSMLMMIILGWILTPVTAGVFSWMLLTLFSGV, from the coding sequence ATGGATCTTTTCACAACTCTGTTCCTGATGAGCTCCGGTCTGTTTCTGGGCTGGAGTCTGGGAGCAAATGACGCCGGAAATATCCTGGGCGCAGCCGTTGGAAGCAGAATGCTTCCCTTTCGCAGGGCGGCAATAATCGGTTCGGTTTTCGTGGTAATAGGCGCCGTGGCGGGCGTGGGAGGGACCTCCGAAACACTGGGCAGGCTGGGTCAGATTCAGGAACTTGAACATGCCTTTCTGGTGGCTCTCTCCGCGGCACTGTGTATTCTTTTCTATACCCGCCACAGCCTGCCGGTAAGCGCCACCCAGGCTATTGTGGGAGGAATCCTGGGATGGAACGTGTACACTGCCACAGCCGGGGACTGGGATGTCCTGGGAACGGTTGCCGCAAGCTGGCTTGCATCTCCGGTATTGGCCGGTTTACTCTCCCTTGCCCTGTACCGGGTAATCCGGAAATGTCTCAAACTGCTTTCCCTGCACATGTTCAGTCAGGACCTCCTACTGCGCTGGGCCCTTGCTCTGGCAGGGGCATTCGGAGCGTACAGCCTGGGGAGGAATAATATCGCCAACGTGATGGGAGTGTTCGTTGAATCGGCGCCGTTTACCTCATTCAGCATTTTTGCCCTTGAGCTGAGTTCCGTGCAGGCGCTGTTTTTTCTCGGGGGGCTGGCAATTGCCTCGGGGATTCTCAGTTATTCCCGGAAAGTGATGATGACCATCGGCTCTGATCTGTACCATCTCTCACCGGAGAATGCCCTGGTGGCAGTGCTGTCCGTGTCTCTGACGCTGTTTTTGTTCTCCCTTCCCGGTCCGGTACAGGTTCCGGTTTCCAGTTCACAGGCAGCAGTAGGGGCGGTAATCGGCGTGGCAGCGGCCCGGGGAGATTTCAGGGTGGATACATCGATGCTCATGATGATTATTCTGGGGTGGATCCTCACCCCCGTCACCGCCGGAGTTTTCAGCTGGATGCTGCTCACCCTTTTTTCAGGCGTGTAG
- a CDS encoding DUF47 domain-containing protein, protein MKSVLKQTRSLIADFDRYLNSIEEASLMLPQALKDYYHDRDEEFTRRMESLSDLEKNADEIRRDIRYKLYTKMLIPESRGDVLSILENIDKVIDSIKHCAMRIFIERPFIPDYLREGLLDLTEAARLSVDYTVRASKAYLNKPEQVQDYLNKIRFYEHEADTLEQNLRRAVFTSDEKRLSAKMQLSGIIEDISSIADVAEDVSDRISVAAIKREF, encoded by the coding sequence ATGAAATCCGTACTCAAGCAAACCCGAAGCCTCATCGCAGACTTCGACCGCTATTTAAATTCAATAGAAGAAGCCTCTCTCATGCTACCTCAGGCACTGAAAGATTATTACCATGACCGGGATGAGGAGTTTACCAGAAGAATGGAGAGCCTTTCCGATCTGGAAAAGAACGCCGATGAGATCCGGAGGGACATCCGCTACAAACTTTATACCAAAATGCTCATCCCGGAGAGCCGCGGGGATGTTCTGAGCATACTGGAGAACATCGACAAGGTTATTGACAGCATCAAGCACTGTGCCATGCGGATATTCATTGAGCGCCCGTTTATCCCCGACTATCTTCGGGAGGGGCTTCTGGATCTCACAGAAGCGGCCAGGCTGAGTGTAGACTACACCGTCCGGGCATCCAAGGCATATCTTAATAAACCGGAGCAGGTTCAGGATTATCTGAACAAGATCAGGTTCTATGAACACGAAGCGGACACCCTGGAACAGAATCTGAGAAGAGCCGTGTTCACCTCCGATGAAAAGCGCTTATCGGCAAAGATGCAGCTCTCGGGGATCATCGAGGATATTTCCAGCATTGCGGATGTGGCGGAAGATGTGTCCGACCGTATTTCCGTGGCGGCAATTAAACGGGAATTCTGA
- the yajC gene encoding preprotein translocase subunit YajC — MNSLFETFNLLQAAAPQGGSGQLISTLVMFGLVFLIFYFLIIRPQNKRQKETKRMLDQLKKGDKIQTIGGIRGTILSVKEETVIVKVDDDAKLEFVRSAIANVINPEDKAADKADKSGEKADSKKENKKEAK, encoded by the coding sequence ATGAACTCCCTATTCGAGACTTTCAATCTTCTGCAGGCTGCTGCACCCCAGGGTGGAAGCGGGCAGTTGATTTCAACTCTGGTCATGTTCGGTCTGGTATTCCTGATTTTCTATTTTCTGATTATCAGACCCCAGAATAAACGCCAGAAAGAAACCAAGCGCATGCTCGATCAGCTGAAAAAAGGCGACAAAATACAGACCATCGGCGGAATCCGCGGAACTATTCTTTCTGTGAAAGAAGAAACCGTGATCGTGAAGGTCGATGATGACGCCAAGCTTGAGTTTGTCCGCTCTGCCATCGCCAATGTCATCAATCCTGAAGACAAGGCGGCAGACAAAGCAGATAAATCGGGCGAAAAAGCCGATAGCAAAAAAGAAAACAAAAAAGAAGCAAAATAA
- the secD gene encoding protein translocase subunit SecD — MNKRFRFIFLLVVIGLAFLLLYPTINWYFMVPEDVKTITSGSREEIRRFAQTEAAADLGELTELIRDDENAQVPQSLEHVQDLAREILRAEDADLPEAWTVQDVLAAFRSEDDALRRIEDYYRQDIISLKEQKNRIINLGLDLSGGINVVLEADVDSLTERLGREPSEEELSTAIDLALEILNNRIDTFGVTEPIIRRQEGSNRIEIEIPGDNDPERVNAFLMGRGSLNLQIVDDEATEELVAFQEQFRSQNNVDWDPERDAIPEFVPAGAEVRPYVQKDEYDIDYVVRYIVTKEDSASVLDGSHIEEADTSSDQLTGRPTTIFRLDNEGANLFQDLTRDNVGSSLAIVMDGKVRAYARISEEIPGGSVRITGFTREESQNIATVLQTAALPVDLVIVNQQSVGASLGQDAVDAGIRAIMYGLIAVIIFMLIYYKGAGIIATLGLTLNLFFIVSLLSAFNLTLTLTSIAGLILTVGMAVDANVIIFERIKEEYRLGKTAAASVQAGYKKAFWTIMDANLTTGIAAVLLSFLGTGPIQGFAVTLSVGIFSSLFTALWISRLFFNISTEGLGREKLSISWRTK; from the coding sequence ATGAACAAAAGATTTAGATTTATCTTTCTTCTTGTGGTAATCGGGCTCGCCTTCCTTCTTCTATATCCCACCATCAACTGGTATTTTATGGTTCCTGAAGATGTGAAGACGATAACCTCCGGTTCCCGGGAGGAAATTAGGCGTTTTGCCCAGACTGAGGCCGCTGCGGATCTTGGAGAGCTTACCGAGCTGATCCGTGATGATGAGAATGCTCAGGTTCCCCAGAGTCTTGAACATGTTCAGGATTTGGCACGGGAAATTCTCCGTGCGGAAGATGCCGATCTTCCTGAAGCCTGGACCGTGCAGGATGTACTGGCCGCTTTCAGAAGCGAGGATGATGCGCTTCGCAGGATTGAGGATTATTATCGACAGGATATCATCTCCCTGAAGGAACAGAAAAACCGGATCATTAATCTGGGTCTGGATCTTTCCGGCGGCATTAATGTGGTTCTTGAAGCCGATGTGGACAGCCTCACCGAGCGTCTGGGCCGTGAACCCAGCGAAGAAGAACTTTCCACCGCCATCGACCTGGCTCTGGAAATCCTCAATAACAGGATCGATACCTTCGGGGTAACCGAGCCTATCATCCGCCGACAGGAAGGAAGCAACCGGATTGAGATCGAAATTCCCGGTGATAACGACCCCGAACGGGTAAACGCCTTCCTGATGGGCCGCGGCAGTCTGAACCTGCAGATCGTGGATGACGAAGCAACCGAGGAACTGGTTGCATTCCAGGAGCAGTTCCGTTCACAGAACAACGTAGATTGGGATCCTGAGCGGGATGCCATTCCCGAGTTTGTTCCAGCGGGTGCTGAAGTGCGTCCCTACGTGCAGAAAGACGAGTACGATATTGATTATGTGGTGCGCTACATCGTAACCAAAGAAGACAGCGCCAGCGTACTGGACGGTTCACATATAGAAGAGGCCGACACCAGCTCCGATCAGCTCACCGGCCGCCCCACAACTATTTTCCGCCTTGATAATGAGGGTGCAAATCTCTTTCAGGATCTTACACGAGACAATGTGGGAAGCTCTCTGGCCATCGTAATGGATGGTAAAGTGCGGGCATATGCCCGGATTTCAGAAGAGATTCCCGGGGGCTCTGTACGGATAACCGGCTTCACCAGGGAGGAATCCCAGAATATTGCCACCGTGCTGCAGACCGCCGCTCTTCCTGTTGATCTGGTGATTGTGAATCAGCAGAGTGTGGGTGCCAGTCTCGGACAGGATGCAGTTGATGCGGGTATCCGGGCAATCATGTACGGTCTTATTGCGGTGATTATTTTCATGCTGATCTACTACAAAGGGGCGGGTATCATTGCCACTTTGGGCCTTACGCTGAATCTCTTTTTCATCGTATCACTGCTTTCGGCTTTCAATCTCACCCTTACCCTTACCAGTATTGCAGGTCTTATCCTGACGGTGGGTATGGCGGTGGATGCCAATGTGATTATCTTTGAGCGAATTAAGGAAGAATACAGACTGGGAAAAACCGCCGCTGCTTCGGTTCAGGCGGGATACAAAAAAGCGTTCTGGACCATTATGGATGCCAACCTCACAACGGGAATTGCGGCCGTGCTGCTTTCATTCCTGGGTACGGGACCTATTCAGGGTTTTGCCGTTACTCTGAGTGTGGGTATTTTCAGCTCCCTGTTCACTGCGCTGTGGATCTCCCGTCTCTTCTTTAATATCTCCACCGAAGGTCTCGGCCGTGAAAAGCTGAGCATCAGCTGGAGGACGAAATAA
- the secF gene encoding protein translocase subunit SecF codes for MKQTIQFTKYRLPMIILSALLLAGGLAGTLLQEGFNLGIDFQAGLNLRVELDGDDLGTGEVRDALSSFETVQVQVLGDPQLQRFSIRLQDSGEVENFSLTMRNRVTEALAQAFGDGSVEVLGVDYVEPRFAADLALNATILVVAAMGFILLYLWIRFRMAYALSSLAALVHDIAFMVLFIGTFQIEVTSATIAAVLTIIGYSLNDTIVIFDRIRENEKLLNDSAFPQVINVSITQSLSRTVITSLTTLLAVTSIYIFTTGQIQDFALNMIVGVLVGTYSSVFVASPTLLALSKNKRIKVRTEQKESKAPAVAGDAPEAGAAQVDSSALKEQLKAQRKKKKKK; via the coding sequence ATGAAACAAACCATACAATTTACCAAATACCGCCTTCCCATGATTATCCTTTCCGCCCTGCTTCTTGCAGGAGGTCTGGCAGGAACCCTGCTGCAGGAAGGGTTTAATCTGGGTATCGATTTCCAGGCCGGACTGAATCTCAGGGTTGAGCTGGATGGAGATGATCTGGGCACCGGTGAAGTCCGGGATGCTCTTTCCTCTTTTGAAACCGTTCAGGTGCAGGTGCTGGGCGACCCCCAGCTGCAACGCTTCTCAATCCGTCTTCAGGACAGCGGTGAGGTGGAAAATTTCTCTCTCACCATGCGCAACCGGGTAACAGAAGCTCTTGCCCAGGCCTTCGGAGACGGTTCCGTGGAAGTGCTGGGTGTTGACTATGTGGAGCCCCGCTTCGCAGCAGACCTGGCGCTGAACGCCACCATTCTGGTGGTGGCAGCCATGGGCTTTATCCTGCTGTATCTGTGGATCCGGTTCCGGATGGCCTATGCTCTCAGTTCCCTTGCGGCTCTGGTGCACGATATCGCATTTATGGTGCTGTTCATCGGTACGTTTCAGATCGAGGTTACCTCGGCCACAATAGCTGCGGTTCTCACCATCATCGGGTACTCGCTGAACGACACCATCGTTATTTTTGACCGGATACGGGAAAACGAGAAACTTCTCAACGATTCTGCTTTTCCTCAGGTGATCAATGTTTCCATTACCCAGAGTCTCAGTCGTACGGTAATCACCTCCCTGACCACTCTGCTTGCGGTAACATCAATTTACATATTCACCACCGGGCAGATTCAGGATTTTGCTCTCAACATGATTGTGGGTGTACTTGTGGGTACCTATTCATCTGTGTTCGTTGCAAGTCCCACTCTGCTGGCCCTGAGTAAAAACAAGCGCATTAAAGTGCGTACCGAGCAGAAGGAAAGCAAGGCCCCTGCAGTTGCAGGAGATGCACCCGAAGCCGGTGCGGCTCAGGTTGACAGCTCCGCTCTGAAAGAGCAGCTGAAAGCTCAGAGAAAGAAAAAGAAAAAGAAATAA
- a CDS encoding nitroreductase family protein, producing MSDETQTYQTYNGSGKALEMLEHIGSRKAGRRLTEKPIGDDVLLRILEAARWAPSCSNKQPWRYRLCTGADAEKIREALLGGNYWADSAPAYIVAAVDRKASCNLSDDREYALLDLGLSMQNIFLQAHAEGLVAHPMAGMDPFKVKELFGIQDNFRVMAVISLAYPGGDRELSEKHEELEQNGQVRKPMKEILFNPEVLDSLNG from the coding sequence ATGAGTGATGAGACACAAACCTATCAGACGTATAACGGCAGCGGAAAAGCACTTGAGATGCTGGAACACATCGGTTCCCGGAAAGCCGGGCGCCGCCTGACAGAAAAACCCATTGGGGATGATGTATTATTGAGAATCCTTGAAGCTGCAAGGTGGGCGCCTAGCTGCAGCAACAAGCAGCCCTGGCGCTACAGGCTGTGTACCGGTGCGGACGCGGAAAAAATCCGGGAAGCCCTTTTGGGCGGTAACTACTGGGCGGATTCCGCTCCGGCCTACATCGTGGCGGCGGTTGACCGCAAAGCCAGCTGTAATCTCAGCGACGACAGGGAGTATGCACTGCTGGATCTGGGATTGAGCATGCAGAACATATTTCTGCAGGCCCATGCAGAAGGTCTTGTGGCACACCCGATGGCCGGAATGGATCCCTTCAAAGTGAAGGAATTGTTCGGTATTCAGGATAATTTTCGTGTGATGGCGGTTATTTCCCTGGCTTACCCCGGCGGAGACCGGGAGCTCAGCGAAAAACACGAGGAACTGGAACAGAACGGTCAGGTGCGAAAGCCCATGAAGGAAATTCTGTTTAACCCTGAAGTGCTTGATTCCCTGAACGGGTAG
- a CDS encoding alpha/beta fold hydrolase, producing MEPVLYYQEVRPGDASASRSLPPLVIVHGLFGSGDNWMKLARRFAGQRRVFLVDLPNHGCSKWTERADYHASARELAATLERIRGREFSDDEEFDGFLLLGHSMGGKAVMVLALSLWGDLEPPGDVTNLLSGIVIADIAPVEYPRSHDSIFNALENLPLEKLESRQDADRELKQSLPSGVLRAFLLKNLYRDDRDRFAWKLNLNVLHRDYPEILGFPDPGNRVSTLPALFLRGSESDYIVPEEHRSIIWRLFPRARMEEVSGAGHWLHAEQPEKVYNIIMEQ from the coding sequence ATGGAACCTGTTCTGTATTATCAGGAAGTGCGTCCCGGCGATGCGTCAGCTTCCCGGAGTCTGCCGCCCCTGGTGATTGTTCACGGTCTGTTCGGTTCGGGTGATAACTGGATGAAACTTGCCCGCCGCTTTGCCGGACAGCGCAGGGTGTTTCTGGTTGACCTCCCGAACCACGGATGTTCGAAATGGACGGAACGTGCGGATTATCACGCCAGCGCCCGTGAGCTTGCAGCCACTCTGGAGAGGATCAGAGGGCGGGAGTTTTCCGATGATGAGGAGTTTGACGGCTTTCTCCTCCTGGGACATTCCATGGGCGGGAAGGCGGTCATGGTGCTCGCCCTCAGCCTGTGGGGCGATCTTGAGCCTCCCGGCGATGTGACGAATCTCCTTTCGGGAATTGTGATAGCCGACATCGCCCCTGTGGAGTATCCCCGCAGTCATGACAGTATTTTCAATGCACTGGAAAACCTCCCCCTGGAGAAGCTTGAGAGCCGGCAGGATGCCGACAGGGAATTGAAGCAGAGCCTGCCTTCAGGGGTGTTGCGGGCATTTCTTCTGAAAAACCTCTATCGGGATGACCGGGACCGGTTTGCCTGGAAGCTGAATCTGAATGTTCTGCACCGGGATTACCCGGAAATTCTGGGGTTCCCCGATCCGGGAAACCGGGTATCCACCCTTCCGGCTTTGTTTCTCCGGGGCTCGGAATCTGATTACATCGTGCCGGAGGAACACCGAAGCATCATCTGGAGGCTCTTTCCCCGGGCCAGGATGGAGGAAGTTTCCGGCGCAGGCCATTGGCTGCATGCAGAACAGCCTGAAAAGGTGTATAACATAATCATGGAACAGTAG